One stretch of Emys orbicularis isolate rEmyOrb1 chromosome 7, rEmyOrb1.hap1, whole genome shotgun sequence DNA includes these proteins:
- the TMEM115 gene encoding transmembrane protein 115 — protein MNRYLPVARQHFLAVLASTSVVVKSICATVILLYLLSFAVDTVFGLGVTPGYLFPPNFWIWTLATHSVVEKHVWDVGVSLATVVLAGRLLEPLWGALELLIFFAVVNISVGLLGAFAYFLTYVGSFNLLYLFTVRIHGMLGFLGGVLVALKQTMGDSTVLKVPQVRMKVVPMLLLLILAVLRLTTLIESNLLASYGFGVLSSWIYLRFYQRHSRGRGDMSDHFAFATFFPEILQPVIGLVANLVHGILVKVKVCRKTVKRYDVGAPSSITISLPGTDPQDAERRRQLALKALNERLKRVEDQSAWPSMEDDEDEGGPKADSPLLPEKSQSSRDANAAGKGASQESSLITFEDAPPQL, from the exons ATGAACCGGTACCTCCCAGTAGCCCGGCAGCATTTTCTGGCTGTGCTGGCCAGCACCAGTGTGGTGGTGAAGTCCATCTGTGCCACTGTCATCCTGCTCTACCTTCTATCCTTTGCTGTGGACACGGTGTTCGGGCTTGGCGTGACTCCTGGTTACCTCTTTCCACCCAACTTTTGGATCTGGACGTTGGCCACACACAGTGTGGTGGAGAAGCATGTCTGGGACGTTGGCGTGAGCCTGGCCACAGTAGTgctggctggcaggctgctggaGCCCCTGTGGGGAGCACTGGAGCTCCTGATCTTCTTTGCAGTGGTGAATATCTCAGTTGGGCTTCTGGGAGCCTTTGCCTACTTTCTCACCTATGTGGGGTCATTCAATCTCTTGTACCTGTTTACCGTTCGCATTCACGGCATGCTGGGCTTCCTCGGTGGGGTCTTGGTGGCCCTCAAGCAGACCATGGGCGACAGCACTGTCCTGAAGGTGCCCCAGGTGCGGATGAAAGTGGTCCCTATGCTCTTACTCCTTATCCTGGCTGTTCTGAGGCTGACCACCCTAATTGAAAGCAACCTATTGGCCTCTTATGGCTTTGGGGTCCTCTCCAGCTGGATCTATCTTCGTTTCTACCAGCGGCACAGTAGGGGACGTGGAGACATGTCAGACCACTTTGCCTTTGCCACGTTCTTCCCCGAGATCCTGCAGCCCGTGATTGGTTTGGTGGCCAACTTGGTGCATGGCATCTTGGTGAAGGTAAAAGTTTGCCGGAAAACAGTGAAGCGTTACGATGTGGGTGCTCCTTCGTCCATCACCATCAGCCTGCCTGGAACAGACCCGCAGGATGCTGAGAGGAGAAG ACAACTCGCCCTGAAGGCGCTGAATGAGCGGTTGAAACGCGTGGAGGACCAGTCAGCATGGCCCAGCATGGAGGACGATGAGGATGAGGGAGGTCCCAAGGCGGACAGCCCGCTGCTCCCTGAGAAGAGCCAAAGCAGCCGGGATGCCAATGCTGCAGGGAAAGGAGCCAGCCAGGAGTCCAGCCTCATCACCTTTGAGGATGCTCCCCCTCAGCTGTGA